A genomic stretch from Vicia villosa cultivar HV-30 ecotype Madison, WI unplaced genomic scaffold, Vvil1.0 ctg.001343F_1_1_1, whole genome shotgun sequence includes:
- the LOC131634731 gene encoding probable protein phosphatase 2C 4, translating into MGNGIGKLTVCFTGSDKGRKHDISILITDPLDEGLGHSFCYVRPDPTRLSSSKVHSEETTTFRTISGASVSANTSTPLSTAFMDLYSYGCFDRAAAFESSTSFASLPLQPIPKSLMGTGSGPFSSNFGGGGFPGSGPLERGFMSGPIERGFMSGPIDRGLFSGPIEKDNSDQGFPRSFSHSGLGVSVRPRTRKEKWIRVLQRAISKTLSRGQSSIVTPIKGVPVKEPPEWILAGEKHNENLTVSSLNLSSEGSLEDDDSMGSQNLQWAQGKAGEDRVHVVVSEEHGWVFVGIYDGFNGPDAPDYLLSNLYSFVHKELKGLLWDDGVSADNLNLKARDSVDDVDVVEGKEAKVFDDCSQCVGQEKGDLVSKKKKRGKNSKNKYKDAAMKHEENHRRWKCEWDRERLELDRRLKEQLSGDDSDNNSVNHSDVLEALSRALRKTEESYLDVADKMVMENPELALMGSCVLVMLMKGEDVYVMNVGDSRAVLAQKAEPDYWIGKIRQDLERINEETMHDLESWEDADKSNSIPSLSALQLTKDHSTNVEEEVVRIRKEHPDDPCAVVNERVKGSLKVTRAFGAGFLKQPKWNNALLEMFRIDYVGNSPYITCLPYLKHHRLGQKDKFLILCSDGLYQYLSNEEAVAEVELFITLQPEGDPAQHLVEEVLFRAAKKAGLDFHELLEIPQGDRRRYHDDVSIIVISLEGRIWRSCV; encoded by the exons ATGGGTAACGGAATAGGAAAACTAACGGTGTGTTTCACGGGAAGCGATAAGGGTCGGAAACACGATATATCAATTCTAATAACTGACCCGTTAGACGAAGGACTCGGTCACTCTTTCTGTTACGTTAGACCCGACCCGACCCGGTTATCGAGTTCGAAGGTTCATTCTGAAGAAACGACGACGTTTAGAACTATCTCCGGGGCTTCTGTTAGTGCTAACACGTCGACGCCGTTATCGACGGCGTTTATGGATTTATACTCTTACGGTTGTTTCGATAGAGCTGCGGCGTTTGAGAGTTCTACTTCTTTTGCTTCTCTTCCGTTGCAACCGATTCCGAAGAGTCTGATGGGGACCGGTTCGGGTCCTTTTTCGAGTAATTTTGGAGGTGGTGGTTTTCCCGGTTCCGGTCCGCTTGAGCGTGGGTTCATGTCCGGTCCGATTGAGAGGGGGTTCATGTCCGGTCCGATTGATCGTGGTTTATTTTCCGGTCCGATTGAAAAGGATAACTCCGATCAGGGTTTTCCGAGAAGCTTCTCTCATAGTGGATTAGGGGTTTCGGTTAGACCTAGAACGAGGAAGGAAAAATGGATTCGTGTTCTTCAGAGAGCGATTTCGAAGACTCTGTCGCGTGGACAGAGCTCGATTGTTACTCCGATCAAAGGTGTGCCGGTGAAGGAGCCGCCGGAGTGGATCCTTGCTGGGGAGAAGCATAACGAGAATTTGACGGTGAGTAGTTTGAATTTGAGTAGTGAAGGTAGTTTGGAAGATGATGATTCGATGGGGAGTCAGAATCTGCAATGGGCTCAGGGGAAAGCTGGGGAGGATCGTGTTCATGTTGTTGTTTCTGAAGAGCATGGTTGGGTTTTTGTTGGGATTTATGATGGTTTCAATGGTCCTGATGCGCCGGATTATTTACTTTCGAATCTTTATAGTTTTGTTCACAAGGAGCTTAAAGGGTTGCTTTGGGATGATGGGGTTTCGGCggataatttgaatttgaaagcgcGCGATTCGgttgatgatgttgatgttgttgaagGGAAAGAAGCTAAGGTGTTTGATGATTGTTCTCAATGTGTTGGTCAAGAGAAAGGGGATTTGGTttcgaagaaaaaaaagagagggAAGAATTCGAAGAATAAGTACAAAGATGCAGCGATGAAACACGAAGAAAATCATAGGAGATGGAAATGTGAATGGGATAGGGAGAGACTAGAGCTTGATAGAAGATTGAAGGAGCAACTTAGTGGTGACGACAGTGACAACAATTCTGTTAATCATTCAGATGTTTTGGAGGCTCTATCTCGAGCGTTGAGGAAAACCGAGGAGTCTTATCTTGATGTTGCTGATAAGATGGTGATGGAGAATCCAGAACTTGCTTTGATGGGTTCTTGTGTTCTTGTAATGTTGATGAAAGGGGAAGATGTTTATGTGATGAATGTGGGAGATAGTAGAGCTGTGTTGGCGCAAAAGGCTGAACCTGATTATTGGATTGGGAAAATTAGACAGGATTTGGAGAGGATTAATGAAGAGACAATGCATGATCTTGAATCATGGGAGGATGCTGATAAATCAAATTCTATTCCTAGTTTAAGTGCTCTTCAGCTTACCAAAGATCATAGTACCAATGTTGAAGAG GAAGTAGTCAGAATAAGAAAAGAGCACCCCGATGATCCTTGTGCTGTAGTCAATGAACGTGTTAAGGGATCTCTCAAGGTTACTCGAGCATTTGGTGCCGGATTTCTCAAACAG CCCAAATGGAACAATGCACTTCTCGAGATGTTTAGAATCGACTACGTAGGAAATTCTCCATACATCACTTGCCTACCATATCTTAAACACCACAGATTAGGCCAAAAAGACAAGTTCTTGATTCTATGCTCCGACGGTCTCTATCAATACTTATCAAACGAAGAAGCAGTAGCTGAAGTTGAACTTTTCATCACATTGCAACCTGAAGGAGACCCTGCTCAACATTTGGTTGAAGAAGTCTTGTTTCGTGCCGCAAAGAAAGCAG GTTTGGACTTTCACGAATTGCTCGAGATCCCACAAGGCGATAGGCGACGTTACCACGACGATGTCTCCATCATTGTTATTTCTTTGGAAGGAAGGATATGGAGATCATGTGTATAA